In the Mya arenaria isolate MELC-2E11 chromosome 11, ASM2691426v1 genome, one interval contains:
- the LOC128209404 gene encoding protein dispatched homolog 3-like gives MSDKISTGMSPNRVQPDTSTGRTLIEMDSPASTVDLDHMQALERQRRRREREPLLYCKLVTKYPVRAFLMALGGHILMVVISAGLVASGYDLLPVDFENLPLEINDQPWRPRDLAWHYRDEFDAYYSRTPSANFRENNYARADIFLFYDGMGSNVFTQERLQKIESIENELTAVAKYQSTYCQLESVVSCEKPLSIIRFFDGSYSSINAVFNDSNYNNINAVLYEASTNNLTAGLFRFFLGKDNEITASKAYSGITRSMVQLGYPLNGYDTEEEYEAHIRDWQVVDMKPILVRTRTDCKEMDFSYLSQMLWLEDVFNQAMKDVLCAVGSICFIFILILVHTRSLWVSGFAILSIVTSFVGANLVYRVVLGFKYIGFFHILTLFIILGIGADDIFVFYDVWRNTAYENYPSLAHRLSDAYRKSVFSMLFTSITTAVAFFASAISPLLATRSFGVFSGLVIIVNYTSVILYFPTVVNLYHQKFEQFKWSCFIFCEKNCTCCSKSEKKEIEEGDGNKPSHLTDTDVSAIGNGDVKGKSVINLQKENEVFVTRITVEKTKVTDNGYTKPALNGTDNGFAIGHVNKAFEANGDVPYVNSASSKHDARPEPMKRKQKSFMVRFFRNRYSWFVTHPVFRWVILGVQVAVLAFFIYQASKLEPDNEGLKVLKDSHVYSIADTHSVESFVLSDSDRTLIIYIAWGMLPNDMEDCHFSTPECDGKRRWDPDFNPSTPAAQTAMKALCDKLLSLSSSEADKMRIKRDYTTGNLQINCYMANLDTFLQAEQGTNWDLTYDYNKTAYFMKAHTSFYDSTKFNSSYAHYLEIPISYWLNNKNYTNEYGEDFYLFDHLIGEEKAEFTQPILTNSTFKYGNNIRYVGIQVNTTLRYQTLGYSEGIPVMDLWEEFVTSEMASMPTEMKNGFQVTRYIWHWLIVSQMLAQNAIYGIAIGVSLAFPILVLATGNVVTGFLATLSMCCSTVCVIGVIPLGGWKLGVLVSLNMCMVVGLTVDYVVHLAEGYSLSLHKDRRMRVRDMLDEMAVSVFFGAITTLGASLFMFLAQLSFFLQFGIFMFSTIGFSLFFSMGLFVTLMGLVGPEGDTGNLLALFRRVRAWCRSRKGRKEEDQKQEISASHFRPKTGKTIRADVPDVS, from the exons ATGAGCGAC AAAATCAGCACCGGGATGTCACCCAACCGGGTGCAACCCGATACGTCGACCGGAAGGACGCTGATCGAGATGGACTCGCCGGCGTCAACCGTAGACCTCGATCACATGCAGGCCCTGGAACGGCAGCGGCGCCGGCGGGAGAGGGAGCCGCTCCTCTACTGCAAACTGGTCACCAAGTATCCGGTTCGAGCCTTCC TAATGGCATTGGGCGGTCACATACTGATGGTAGTGATATCTGCCGGGCTTGTGGCCTCGGGCTACGATCTCCTTCCGGTGGATTTCGAGAACCTGCCACTGGAGATAAACGATCAGCCATGGCGGCCACGGGACCTCGCCTGGCACTACAGGGACGAGTTTGATGCCTACTACAGCCGAACGCCCTCCGCCAACTTCCGAGAGAATAACTATGCAAGAGCGGACATATTTCTCTTTTATGATGGAATGGGGAGCAATGTGTTTACGCAGGAACGGTTGCAGAAAATTGAATCTATTGAAAATGAACTGACAGCGGTTGCGAAATACCAAAGCACATATTGCCAGCTGGAGAGCGTTGTTTCCTGTGAAAAGCCTTTGTCAATAATTCGCTTCTTTGACGGATCTTATTCCAGTATAAATGCAGTGTTTAACGAttcaaattataacaatatcaatGCCGTTTTATACGAGGCGTCTACAAATAACCTCACAGCTGGCCTATTCCGATTTTTCCTCGGAAAGGACAACGAGATAACAGCGAGCAAGGCGTACTCGGGGATCACGCGGTCCATGGTTCAGCTAGGCTACCCGTTAAATGGATACGACACGGAGGAAGAGTACGAGGCCCACATCAGGGATTGGCAGGTGGTCGACATGAAGCCCATTCTTGTTCGAACCCGCACGGACTGCAAAGAGATGGACTTCTCATACCTCTCACAGATGCTCTGGCTCGAGGACGTGTTTAACCAGGCCATGAAGGATGTATTGTGTGCCGTAGGAAGCATCTGtttcatcttcatccttatcctcGTACATACTCGCTCACTGTGGGTGAGTGGCTTCGCCATTCTCAGTATTGTGACCAGCTTTGTCGGCGCTAATCTTGTTTACCGGGTCGTTCTCGGTTTCAAGTATATtggcttttttcacattttgaccCTCTTTATCATTCTTGGTATTGgagcagacgacatttttgtattttatgacgTATGGAGAAACACCGCATATGAAAACTATCCCAGTCTTGCTCATAGGTTGTCAGACGCTTACAGAAAGTCAGTGTTTAGCATGCTCTTTACTTCAATAACGACAGCAGTAGCTTTCTTTGCAAGTGCCATATCCCCTTTATTAGCAACTCGTTCATTCGGTGTGTTTTCTGGTCTTGTCATAATTGTCAATTATACTTCTGtgatattgtattttcctaCGGTTGTAAACCTGTACCATcaaaaatttgaacaatttaaatggtcctgttttattttttgcgAGAAAAACTGTACATGTTGTTCAAAAAGtgaaaagaaagaaattgaAGAGGGTGATGGCAACAAACCCAGTCATTTGACTGACACCGATGTTTCTGCGATAGGTAATGGTGATGTAAAGGgaaaaagtgttattaatttacaaaaagaaaatgaagtGTTTGTTACTCGGATAACAGttgaaaaaacaaaagtaacaGACAACGGATATACTAAGCCTGCGTTGAACGGGACAGATAACGGTTTTGCGATCGGACATGTAAATAAAGCATTTGAGGCGAACGGCGATGTCCCTTATGTCAATTCAGCATCATCAAAACATGACGCCCGCCCTGAACCCATGAAGCGAAAACAGAAATCGTTCATGGTGCGATTTTTCCGAAACCGATATTCGTGGTTCGTGACGCACCCAGTATTTCGTTGGGTGATTCTTGGTGTCCAGGTCGCCGTGTTAGCGTTCTTCATTTACCAAGCATCCAAACTCGAACCGGACAACGAAGGC TTGAAGGTACTGAAGGATAGCCACGTGTACTCCATCGCAGATACCCACTCCGTCGAATCTTTCGTGCTGAGCGACTCCGACCGCACACTGATCATCTACATCGCCTGGGGCATGCTTCCCAATGACATGGAGGACTGCCACTTTTCCACGCCGGAGTGCGATGGAAAGCGCCGATGGGATCCAGATTTTAATCCAAGCACCCCTGCTGCACAAACTGCTATGAAG GCGCTTTGTGACAAGCTTCTCAGCCTCTCCTCGAGCGAGGCGGACAAGATGCGTATCAAGCGCGACTACACTACCGGGAATCTGCAAATCAACTGCTACATGGCCAACCTAGACACCTTCCTACAG GCTGAACAGGGAACAAACTGGGACCTCACATACGACTACAACAAGACTGCCTATTTTATGAAAGCTCATACGAGTTTCTATGACTCGACCAAATTCAACTCATCGTACGCACACTATCTTGAG ATTCCCATCTCGTACTGGCTGAACAACAAAAATTACACGAACGAGTACGGGGAAGACTTCTACCTGTTTGACCATCTCATTGGCGAAGAGAAAGCCGAGTTCACACAGCCGATTCTCACGAACTCGA CATTTAAGTACGGTAACAACATCCGGTACGTGGGTATTCAGGTGAACACGACGCTCCGGTACCAGACGCTAGGCTACAGCGAGGGTATTCCAGTTATGGACCTGTGGGAAGAGTTTGTCACAAGCGAG ATGGCCTCAATGCCGACTGAGATGAAGAACGGTTTCCAAGTGACCCGCTACATCTGGCATTGGTTAATTGTCTCACAG ATGCTGGCCCAGAATGCGATATATGGGATTGCGATCGGAGTTTCTCTAGCCTTCCCGATACTTGTGCTCGCCACCGGAAATGTCGTCACGGGCTTTCTGGCCACCCTGTCAATGTGCTGCAGCACCGTCTGCGTCATCGGTGTTATACCCCTCGGTGGATGGAAGCTCGGG GTGTTGGTGTCGCTAAACATGTGCATGGTTGTTGGCCTCACCGTGGACTATGTCGTCCACCTGGCGGAAGGATACAGCCTTTCGCTTCACAAGGACCGGCGCATGCGTGTCAGGGACATGCTCGACGAAATGGCCGTTTCCGTTTTCTTCGGAGCGATAACTACACTCGGCGCTTCACTGTTTATGTTTCTAGCTCAGTTATCATTCTTTTTACAGTTCggcatatttatgttttctacCATCgggttttcattgtttttctcGATGGGGCTCTTTGTGACATTAATGGGACTAGTTGGGCCCGAAGGGGACACGGGGAACCTTCTGGCTCTGTTCAGGCGCGTACGGGCCTGGTGCCGCTCCAGGAAGGGCAGGAAGGAGGAGGACCAGAAGCAAGAGATCAGTGCCTCCCACTTCAGACCAAAAACAGGCAAGACAATCCGAGCAGATGTGCCGGATGTTTCATGA